Proteins encoded together in one Astatotilapia calliptera chromosome 7, fAstCal1.2, whole genome shotgun sequence window:
- the LOC113027353 gene encoding ATP-dependent RNA helicase DDX54-like — protein MLFIDYSSAFNTIIPSKLAAELVDLGLETPICRWILNFLTNRPQVVKVGKHTSSPLILNTGTPQGCVLSPPPIFPDCVAKHESNIIIKFADDTTIISLITGNDETAYREEVMALYEWCLENNLTLNISKTREMIVDYRKRPVREHQPSHINDTAIRKARQRLYFLRRLRKFGMNANITSNFYRCAIESLLTSCITVCDTRLVDKFSKQREDRAAESRLQQPTNPTTTADCDITEKVESDLKGVFSEVVGGKRRGQQEDGEERPKTKKKRQSGKDEEYYIPYRPKDFDSERGLSLGGEGSAFEQQASSAVLDLMGDEGDRLNQQKKMMKWDRKRKHFVRETGKEDQKKKIKTDSGQVISNKKNRKNFYEEWKKKYKIDDTGSGSDGETGGGGRKPARGRGRGRRGPNVQSSGDHKARSELKTKDQIMKQRKKKQKHQFLQGGGMRKLRSKNKKWLGEVKKSGFGRGGHKKGKLRKKL, from the exons ATGCTCTTCATCGACTACAGCTCGGCATTTAACACCATCATCCCCTCAAAACTTGCCGCGGAGCTCGTCGACCTTGGGCTGGAAACACCTATCTGCAGATGGATTCTAAACTTCCTCACAAACAGGCCCCAGGTGGTGAAAGTTGGTAAGCACACCTCCTCACCACTCATCCTAAACACAGGTACGCCACAGGGTTGTGTGCTTAGCCCCCCTCCTATATTCCCTGACTGTGTTGCTAAACACGagtccaacatcatcatcaagtttgcggatgaCACAACCATCATAAGCCTCATCACAGGCAATGATGAGACGGCCTATAGAGAGGAGGTGATGGCACTGTACGAGTGGTGTCTGGAAAATAACCTGActctcaacatcagcaaaactagaGAAATGATAGTGGACTACCGGAAACGACCAGTCAGAGAAcaccagcccagccacatcaacg acactgctatCAGGAAAGCTCGCCAGCGGCTTtatttcctgaggaggctgaggaagtttGGCATGAACGCCAACATCACCTCAAATTTTTACAGGTGTGCAATTGAGAGCTTGCTGACCAGCTGCATCACAGTTTG TGACACTCGGCTAGTGGACAAATTCAGCAAGCAGAGAGAAGACCGAGCTGCAGAAAGCAGGCTGCAGCAGCCAACCAACCCCACCACTACTGCTGACTGCGACATTACAGAAAAGGTTGAGAGTGATTTAAAA GGGGTGTTTTCAGAGGTGGTAGGTGGTAAAAGAAGAGGTCAGCAGGAAGATGGCGAAGAGCGACCAAAGACCAAGAAAAAGAGGCAGTCAGGCAAAGATGAAGAGTATTATATCCCTTACAGACCTAAAGACTTTGACTCTGAGAGAGG GTTGAGTCTTGGTGGAGAGGGCAGTGCTTTTGAACAGCAGGCCTCTTCAGCTGTCCTTGATCTCATGGGAGATGAAGGCGATCGCCTTAaccagcagaagaaaatgatgaaaTG GGACCGTAAGAGGAAGCATTTTGTGAGAGAAACGggaaaagaagaccagaagaagaagatcaaAACAGACAGCGGTCAGGTTATCAGTAACAAGAAGAACAGGAAGAACTT TTATGAGGAGTGGAAGAAAAAATACAAGATTGATGATACAGGATCTGGATCAGATGGAGAAACAGGCGGAGGAGGCAGGAAGCCAGCAAGAG GTCGTGGCCGTGGCCGACGAGGTCCAAACGTACAGAGCTCCGGTGACCACAAAGCACGCTCGGAGCTGAAAACAAAGGATCAGATCATGAAGCAGCGcaagaaaaagcagaagcacCAGTTCCTGCAGGGCGGGGGGATGAGGAAGCTCCGCTCCAAGAACAAAAAGTGGCTCGGAGAAGTTAAAAAGTCAGGTTTTGGAAGGGGTGGCCATAAGAAAGGCAAGCTGAGGAAGAAACTGTGA
- the LOC113025711 gene encoding polyamine-modulated factor 1-binding protein 1-like, which translates to MYPTRHQPRQKDYAASPSCRGQPSDLLAVQRALHDSKKENYHLQNKIQQIEEEKLQLEEKCRQMEVKYKSLEERQKRQPDINIINEGWGIKFGQAREQIVFLIKENKQKSVELKEMSNQLKDSKATVEKTEWDLQYMDQMNRLLQTNFDEAVKKNKEILQQKEEQEKKQRDMEHKLKVTEEKYRTLKEKVDDTLRQNKDILQEKKQLEGEKEKLDKQCSHMQKRMEQMARNNSELTKGILLEYNNLKRKHTEMQAQKQEQDNIHDDLQRTLQDIHKRNEELQDMYKEVQQRNADMHKDKIMQEETSEELREKLEEKQATLEEVEKTCKKLEKQNKETIDELRTLILEKKALVENCMKKKNKRFRWPWRRNSTASSAGVASSCSTSVHLPNQSRQLTVPS; encoded by the coding sequence ATGTATCCAACAAGACACCAACCAAGGCAAAAAGATTACGCCGCTTCTCCTTCCTGTCGTGGCCAGCCAAGTGACCTCTTAGCCGTCCAAAGGGCATTACATGACAGTAAGAAGGAAAACTACCATCTCCAGAATAAAATTCAACAGATTGAAGAAGAGAAACTTCAACTGGAGGAGAAGTGTAGACAGATGGAAGTGAAATATAAAAGCctggaagaaagacaaaaacgcCAGCCCGACATAAATATTATTAATGAGGGTTGGGGAATCAAGTTTGGACAAGCCCGAGAGCAGATTGTCTTCCTAATTaaggaaaacaagcaaaagagcGTGGAACTAAAGGAGATGTCCAACCAGCTTAAAGACAGCAAAGCTACTGTTGAGAAGACAGAATGGGATCTCCAATATATGGACCAAATGAATCGGCTGCTCCAAACAAACTTCGATgaagctgtgaaaaaaaataaagaaatcctcCAACAGAAGGAAGAACaggagaaaaagcaaagagaCATGGAGCACAAACTCAAAGTCACGGAGGAAAAATACAGAACGCTGAAAGAGAAGGTGGATGATACTCTGCGCCAAAACAAAGACATTCTTCAAGAGAAAAAGCAACtagaaggggaaaaagaaaaactggacaAACAATGCTCACACATGCAGAAAAGGATGGAGCAAATGGCGAGAAACAACTCCGAGCTCACTAAGGGGATATTGTTGGAATACAACAACTTGaagcgcaaacacactgaaatgCAGGCGCAAAAGCAAGAACAAGACAACATACATGACGACCTGCAGCGTACGCTCCAAGATATCCACAAAAGAAATGAGGAGCTACAAGACATGTACAAAGAAGTACAACAGAGAAACGCAGACATGCACAAGGACAAGATAATGCAGGAGGAAACATCCGAAGAGCTCAGGGAAAAgcttgaagaaaaacaagcaacgTTGGAAGAGGTGGAGAAAACGTGCAAGAAGcttgagaaacaaaacaaagaaaccatcGATGAGTTGAGAACCCTCatcctggaaaaaaaagctcttgtagaaaactgcatgaaaaagaagaacaaacgcTTCCGCTGGCCCTGGAGGAGGAACTCTACTGCTTCCTCAGCAGGTGTAGCCTCGTCTTGCTCCACCTCTGTTCACCTCCCCAACCAGTCCCGGCAGTTGACTGtcccctcctga
- the LOC113025712 gene encoding ATP-dependent RNA helicase DDX54 — protein sequence MAQRKKKLTKKKRHTANREPETDSDGDFELAVEIKDDDSPGRKLPRFPAASECLSDVEPDTRELVRAQNKKKKKSGGFQSMGLSYPVFKGVMKKGYKIPTPIQRKTVPVILDGKDVVAMARTGSGKTAAFLIPMFEKLKAPQAQTGARALILTPTRELALQTMKFTKELGKFTGLKTALILGGDRMEDQFAALHENPDIIIGTPGRLMHVVMEMNLKLHSVEYVVFDEADRLFEMGFAEQLQEIIRRLPDTRQTLLFSATLPKLLVEFARAGLTEPVLIRLDVDSKLSDQIKLSFFHLRVDDKPALLLHLLRNVVKPQEQTVVFAATKHHVEYLKELLSSEGLECAYIYSALDQTARKINIGKFVHRKAMVLLVTDVAARGIDIPLLDNVINYNFPSKAKLFLHRVGRVGRAGRSGTAYSLICPDEMPYVYDLHLFLGRPVQFASPEHTQDSEGVFGRVPQSILDDESAHLITSHENSLDLQNLLRVSENAYKQYLKSRPNPSPESIRRVKNTDVSSMGVHPVLGCGLEKMELECLQIVDAIKSYKSKATIFEINSSSKTPASEVMRAKRSKDTRLVDKFSKQREDRAAESRLQQPTNPTTTADCDITEKDESDLKGVFSEVVGGKRRGQQEDGEERPKTKKKRQSGKDEEYYIPYRPKDFDSERGLSLGGEGSAFEQQASSAVLDLMGDEGDRLNQQKKMMKWDRKRKRFVRETGKEDQKKKIKTDSGQVISNKKNRKNFYEEWKKKYKIDDTGSGSDGETGGGGRKPARGRGRGRRGPNVQSSGDHKARSELKTKDQIMKQRKKKQKHQFLQGGGMRKLRSKNKKWLGEVKKSGFGRGGHKKGKLRKKL from the exons CCAGGGCGGAAACTGCCGCGCTTCCCTGCAGCATCAGAGTGCTTGTCAGATGTGGAGCCAGACACCAGGGAGCTGGTCAGAGctcaaaacaagaagaaaaagaaatctggaGGGTTTCAGTCCATGG GTCTCAGTTACCCTGTTTTTAAAGGCGTCATGAAGAAGGGTTACAAAATTCCTACTCCCATCCAAAGAAAG ACTGTACCTGTAATTTTGGATGGAAAAGATGTTGTAGCCATGGCTCGGACTGGCAGCGGTAAGACTGCTGCCTTCCTGATTCCCATGTTTGAGAAGCTAAAGGCCCCTCAAGCCCAAACAGGAGCCAGGGCCCTCATTCTGACCCCCACCAGAGAGTTGGCCCTACAGACCATGAAGTTCACGAAAGAG CTGGGAAAATTCACCGGTCTCAAGACTGCTTTGATCCTTGGTGGAGACAG GATGGAAGATCAGTTTGCTGCTCTCCATGAAAACCCTGACAT TATCATCGGTACCCCTGGTCGTCTTATGCACGTTGTCATGGAGATGAACCTGAAGTTGCACAGTGTGGAGTATGTGGTGTTTGACGAGGCTGACAG GTTGTTCGAAATGGGCTTTGCTGAGCAGCTTCAGGAGATCATCCGCAGACTTCCAGACACTAGACAGACTCTGCTGTTTTCTGCCACCCTGCCTAAACTGTTGGTGGAGTTTGCCAGAGCTG GCCTGACAGAACCTGTACTGATTCGTTTGGATGTGGATTCCAAGCTCAGTGATCAGATCAAG CTGTCATTCTTCCACCTGCGTGTGGATGACAAGCCGGCTCtgctgctccacctcctgaggAACGTAGTGAAGCCTCAGGAACAGACAGTGGTCTTTGCTGCCACCAAACACCATGTGGAGTACCTAAAGGAG CTGCTGTCGTCAGAAGGTTTAGAGTGTGCCTACATCTACAGTGCCCTTGATCAGACTGCCAGGAAGATCAACATTGGGAAATTTGTGCATCGGAAAGCCATGGTGCTTCTGGTGACTGATGTTGCTGCTCGTGGTATAGACATCCCCCTGCTGGATAATGTCATCAATTACAACTTCCCCTCCAAGGCCAAACTTTTCTTGCACAGAGTTG GGCGTGTGGGACGAGCGGGCCGAAGTGGCACAGcctatagtctgatttgtcctGATGAAATGCCTTATGTCTACGACCTCCACCTCTTCCTAGGGCGACCAGTTCAGTTTGCTTCACCTGAACACACACAAG ATTCAGAAGGTGTGTTTGGTCGAGTCCCTCAAAGCATCTTGGATGATGAAAGTGCTCATCTGATCACGTCTCACGAAAACTCCCTGGACCTGCAAAATCTGCTCCGTGTCTCAGAGAACGCCTACAAGCAGTACCTCAAGTCGCGGCCAAACCCCTCGCCGGAGTCCATCAGACGGGTTAAAAACACAGATGTGTCCAGCATGGGTGTCCATCCAGTACTTG GGTGTGGTCTGGAAAAAATGGAACTGGAGTGCCTTCAAATAGTCGATGCCATCAAGAGCTACAAATCCAAAGCG ACCATCTTCGAAATCAACTCCAGTAGTAAGACACCAGCCAGTGAGGTGATGCGGGCCAAACGCTCTAAAGACACTCGGCTAGTGGACAAATTCAGCAAGCAGAGAGAAGACCGAGCTGCAGAAAGCAGGCTGCAGCAGCCAACCAACCCCACCACTACTGCTGACTGTGACATCACCGAAAAGGATGAGAGTGATTTAAAA GGGGTGTTTTCAGAGGTGGTAGGTGGTAAAAGAAGAGGTCAGCAGGAAGATGGCGAAGAGCGACCAAAGACCAAGAAAAAGAGGCAGTCAGGCAAAGATGAAGAGTATTATATCCCTTACAGACCTAAAGACTTTGACTCTGAGAGAGG GTTGAGTCTCGGTGGAGAGGGCAGTGCTTTTGAACAGCAGGCCTCTTCAGCTGTCCTTGATCTCATGGGAGATGAAGGCGATCGCCTTAaccagcagaagaaaatgatgaaaTG GGACCGTAAGAGGAAGCGTTTTGTGAGAGAAACGggaaaagaagaccagaagaagaagatcaaAACAGACAGCGGTCAGGTTATCAGTAACAAGAAGAACAGGAAGAACTT TTATGAGGAGTGGAAGAAAAAATACAAGATTGATGATACAGGATCTGGATCAGATGGAGAAACAGGCGGAGGAGGCAGGAAGCCAGCAAGAG GTCGTGGCCGTGGCCGACGAGGTCCAAACGTACAGAGCTCCGGTGACCACAAAGCACGCTCGGAGCTGAAAACAAAGGATCAGATCATGAAGCAGCGcaagaaaaagcagaagcacCAGTTCCTGCAGGGCGGGGGGATGAGGAAGCTCCGCTCCAAGAACAAAAAGTGGCTCGGAGAAGTTAAAAAGTCAGGTTTTGGAAGGGGTGGCCATAAGAAAGGCAAGCTGAGGAAGAAACTGTGA